One part of the Microlunatus elymi genome encodes these proteins:
- a CDS encoding FeoA family protein has protein sequence MSLAFLGSRVRRDATPRDDPAAVGSLAELPPGTTRRITGYADDLDTLTARRLRDLGFAPGGDVSVLRRAPLGDPVVYRVADTEIALRRAQTAHILVRPIPSAESAE, from the coding sequence TGTCGCTCGCGTTCCTTGGTTCACGGGTACGTCGTGACGCGACCCCACGCGATGACCCGGCGGCCGTCGGCTCGCTGGCCGAGCTGCCGCCCGGGACGACCCGTCGGATCACCGGCTACGCCGACGACCTGGACACGCTGACCGCGCGCCGGCTGCGCGATCTCGGCTTTGCTCCGGGTGGGGATGTCAGTGTGCTGCGCCGGGCACCGCTGGGCGACCCGGTCGTCTATCGCGTCGCCGACACCGAGATCGCGTTGCGCCGGGCCCAGACCGCACACATCTTGGTGCGCCCGATTCCGAGCGCCGAATCCGCCGAATGA